Genomic segment of Erythrobacter sp. BLCC-B19:
GCAGTTCTTCTTCTTCCGCCCGTCACTGGTGGTCGATTACCTGCGGCTGAAGGAAGACGGCTATACCGAAACCGGCGGCGGCAATGCGCTGAACCTGACGGTCGAGGGCCGTTCGAGCAAGGAAGTCGGCATCAACGGCGCGGTTGCCGTCGGGGCCGATCTGTGGGGGATGCAGGCGCGCGATACCGGCTGGTTCCGGCTTGAGGCCGAGGGCGGCTGGCGCGAATTGCTGACCAACGAGCTGGGCGCGACCCGTGCGCGCTACAACACCGGCAACCAGTTCACCCTGACGCCGGAAAGCCGCGACAGCGGCTGGTTCGCCCGCGCCCGCGCGCTGGGCGGGGACGGCAGCTACAAGATCGCCGGCGAGTTGGGCCTTGAGGAACAGTTCGGCCAGATCGGCTATAGTTTGCGCGCGTCGATCCGCTTCGGCTGGTGATGCGCGCCGGGTGCCGGCCTCTGATTGCCCCCCCGCACGGCCGGCCGGCACCCACCCGTTCCGGGGCGCAGGATCAGCGCTCCACCACGTCGCCCGACATCGGCGCGAGTTTTGCCAGCAGGCGGTTCTGCGCGGCAAACGGCACCTTGGCCTCGCGCATCGCGATCTGGAGATTTTCGACCAGCGCGTTCATGTCGGCCTTGGTCACGCCCATGTCGGTGTGCGCGGTCTTCATGTCGCGCCCGGTGTAATCGCAGCCTGCGCCCAGCAGATAGCAGAACTGTTCGGAGAGCGTCCGCTTGAGGCGCACCATGTCGTGCGCGGCGAAGATGTCGGCGATGCGCGGGTCGGCCTCGGACAGCTCGACCGTGCGCGCCGCGATCCGGGCAATCCCCTCGCGCCCGCCGAAGGCTGCGACCAGCCCGGCGCTGTCATAGGGCGTGGCCCCGGCGTTGGCGTTGGACTGATCGTAGGGCTCGACCGGAATTTCACCGGTGACAGGATCGCGCTCCTTGGTCTCGACCCCGAATTCGGCGTCCCAGTCAGTGCCCTCGGCGGGCGCCTGCTGCATGAGCATCAGGAAGGCAGAGGCGGCGGTGGTCAGCAGCATGGCGGGCCTTTCGAAATCAGAATGCGACCTGCGCCGACACAAAGCCGCCGCGCTGATCGGGGATGGTGGCGATCGAGCCGAGGTCGACATAGGCCGCCGCGAGGGTCAGATTGTCGGTGAGGGCGTAGGCGGCGAAAATGTCCATCCAGTCATCGTCGCCAAGCCCGAGATTGTCGGGCTTGCTGCGATACTCTGCCCCCACCACCGCACGGCGCGACAGCTGGTAGCCCAGCGATCCTTCGAATTGCAGCTTGTAGCCTGCGCCCGCCGCCGATCCGAAGCCGAGCAGGCCGAGTTCGTTCGCCTCGGTATAGCGCAGCGTCGCGTTGACCAGCAGGCTGCGCGCGAGCAGCAGCTTGGTGGCGCTGATGGTGTAATCCGTGCCGTCATCATCCGCCGCGCCGAGCGCGCGCACCAGCGCGCCGTCACGGCTGCGCTTGTGCTCCACGCCCACCGCGATCTGCGGCAGCCAGCTCTCGCCATAGACAAGGTCGCCCGCCACGCGCAGCTTGGCGCCGAAGGTGTCGAGGTTGAAGGTGTAGCCCTGCCCGATCCCCAGAAGCGCGCCGATGTCGCGCGTGTCGAAATCGGCGCGGGCGTAGGACAGCTCCAGCCGGTCGCCAAAGCCCAGCGCCACGCCGTAGGAGCGCCAGCCGAAATCAGCCAGTTCGATCGCGCTTGCATGGCCCGAAATCCCGATCCCGCCGGGCATCTGCCGTCCGCCGATGGTGGCCCAGCGTGCGATGCCGCCGCCCGATGATCCTTCCACGGTGCTGATCGCATTGGTCAGCAGCAGCTTGCCGCCCTTCAGCACATCGACCTTGCCGATCCGCACCCCGCCGCTCGCGTCGCTGGCAAAAGCGTTAGCTTCCCCGATCGGCTGCAGCGCGCGCAGTTCGGCAGGGCGAGTCGGGCCGTGATCCAGCGCCACAGCCTGTGCCGCGATTTGCGGCAGCGCGCGTTCGGCTGACGGCGCGGGGCTTTCCAGCACCGGCACGAAGGCGATGTGGGGCGCTGCATCGGGCAAGGTGAGGGCTGCTGGGGCCAGCGTCAGCACGTTGAGAAGTGTTAGGCTCATTCGTGCCGCGTTAGGCATGGTAGCGTAAACATCACCTAAACCACGAAGCGAGGGAATTTTAAGGGTTCGATCTTAGTTGACCGCATCAACTATGCGACCACGTAATCT
This window contains:
- a CDS encoding group I truncated hemoglobin, translating into MLLTTAASAFLMLMQQAPAEGTDWDAEFGVETKERDPVTGEIPVEPYDQSNANAGATPYDSAGLVAAFGGREGIARIAARTVELSEADPRIADIFAAHDMVRLKRTLSEQFCYLLGAGCDYTGRDMKTAHTDMGVTKADMNALVENLQIAMREAKVPFAAQNRLLAKLAPMSGDVVER
- a CDS encoding DUF3034 family protein, encoding MSLTLLNVLTLAPAALTLPDAAPHIAFVPVLESPAPSAERALPQIAAQAVALDHGPTRPAELRALQPIGEANAFASDASGGVRIGKVDVLKGGKLLLTNAISTVEGSSGGGIARWATIGGRQMPGGIGISGHASAIELADFGWRSYGVALGFGDRLELSYARADFDTRDIGALLGIGQGYTFNLDTFGAKLRVAGDLVYGESWLPQIAVGVEHKRSRDGALVRALGAADDDGTDYTISATKLLLARSLLVNATLRYTEANELGLLGFGSAAGAGYKLQFEGSLGYQLSRRAVVGAEYRSKPDNLGLGDDDWMDIFAAYALTDNLTLAAAYVDLGSIATIPDQRGGFVSAQVAF